The DNA segment TTTGCCGTGGTATCCGAGTATTTCTTTGAGAAGCCAGACCAGTTCAAGTCGAAACATCCGGAACTTTATGACAGCTTGTCCATGATGTTTTTACAGGATCTGGCGAAAAAAGACCTATAAACTGCCCAATAAGGCAACGTTGAATTCTGTGGGTATTTCTATATGAGGGATGTGCCCACAGCCTTCAAACTCCACAATCTTAGCGCCTGGAATTTTCGCAGCAGTCTGTTTTCCAAGAAAACGGTATTGTCCATGTAAGGCTTGCTGATCCGGGCTGAGTAACCCCTTCCCAACGATGGTCTTGTCTTCCTTACCGATAAATAAAATGGTGGGAACGCGGACATTGATAAACTCATGTACTACGGGTTGCTCATAGATCATGGTAAAAGTCATCGCAGCAACTTTAGCCCATCTTGGAAAATCAGCACTATTGGTTACCCCTCCGGCAATACGGACCAATTCATCATATTCTGGTTTCCAAACGGTAAAGTAAGAACTCTGGTAGTATTTTTTAGTGCTCTCTGCAGTCGCTTTTAACTCTGTTTTATATTGATCTTCTGTACTTACATAGGGGATAAAACTCCGGTAGTCTTCCAGTCCGATTGGATTTTCCAATAATAATTTCTCCGTATTTTCCGGATATAATAAAGCAAACCGGGTAGCCAGCATTCCTCCCATAGAGTGACCGAGGATACTTGCCTTTTGAATGCCTAAGGTATCAAGCAATGCTTTATTCCAGCGGGCCATCTGGTGGAAACTATAGTGAATGAAAGCTTTTGAAGATTTTCCAAAACCAATCTGATCGGGAACAATCACCCTGAATCCTCTTTCTCTTAATGCTTTAATGGTGCTTGTCCAATAGTACCCGCCAAAGTTCTTCCCGTGAAAGAGTACAACCGTTCTTCCGTTTGGTGCATTTAGTGGTGCAACATCCATATAGGCCATCCGCAAGTCCTGCCCCTCGGTATGGATGGGGAAATATTTTACAGGATAATTGTATTTAACGTTTTCTAAAGTGATGGATAAAGTATCCGTTTGCTGCGCTCTGACAGCGGTAGCGGCAAAAAGTAATAAGAAGTAAAGTGAAATTTTCTGGTAGAACATAGATGAGATTTTAGGAAAAAACAATAAAAGGGATCGAAAGTTCTAAACTTAAGCATTATTTATAATTTTGCAGAAATATAAAAAGTATGAGCACTTACCAAATAGGTTTGGAAAGGTTATCGCTGTCGCAAATCGCAGAGATCATCGCAGAAAAACAAACCCTACAATTATCCGATGCGGCCCTTGCTAAAATAGAAAAATGCAGAAACTATCTGGACGACAAACTTAAACGTCATGATGGCCCTATATATGGAATCAATACCGGATTTGGTTATTTACAGAATGTAGAGATCGAATCTGAAAAGCTTTCTCAATTACAACACAACCTGTTGCTATCGCATGCTTGTGGAACAGGAGAAGAAGTATCCCCTGACATCGTACGCTTAATGCTGCTGTTGAAAATACAGTCTCTCAGCTATGGACATTCTGCAATTGCATTGACGACTGTTCAGCGTCTGGTAGATTTTTACAACAATGATATCCTTCCGGTGATCTATACGCAAGGTTCTTTAGGTGCTTCCGGTGACCTTGCCCCTCTTGCCCATCTGGCATTGCCATTAATTGGCGAAGGTGTAGTGCTTTATAAAGGGGTAAGAACGAGCACTAAAGACCTGTATCAGACTTTAGGATGGGAAGCCTTAAAACTTCAGTCGAAAGAAGGGCTTGCACTGATCAATGGTACTCAGTTTATGAGTTCTTATGGTGTTTTCTGCCTGCTTAAAGCGCAAAGCCTTGCAAAATGGGCAGATGCGATCGCAGCCATTTCTATCGATGGGTTTGATTGCAGAATTGATCCTTTTGATACCTTTAGTCATATCATCAGACCACATGCGGGACAGGTACATACGGCACAAAATATCAGCAAATGGTTGAGCGGAAGTAAGCTGATCAAACGGGAAGGAAAACA comes from the Pedobacter sp. FW305-3-2-15-E-R2A2 genome and includes:
- a CDS encoding alpha/beta hydrolase, which produces MFYQKISLYFLLLFAATAVRAQQTDTLSITLENVKYNYPVKYFPIHTEGQDLRMAYMDVAPLNAPNGRTVVLFHGKNFGGYYWTSTIKALRERGFRVIVPDQIGFGKSSKAFIHYSFHQMARWNKALLDTLGIQKASILGHSMGGMLATRFALLYPENTEKLLLENPIGLEDYRSFIPYVSTEDQYKTELKATAESTKKYYQSSYFTVWKPEYDELVRIAGGVTNSADFPRWAKVAAMTFTMIYEQPVVHEFINVRVPTILFIGKEDKTIVGKGLLSPDQQALHGQYRFLGKQTAAKIPGAKIVEFEGCGHIPHIEIPTEFNVALLGSL
- the hutH gene encoding histidine ammonia-lyase, whose translation is MSTYQIGLERLSLSQIAEIIAEKQTLQLSDAALAKIEKCRNYLDDKLKRHDGPIYGINTGFGYLQNVEIESEKLSQLQHNLLLSHACGTGEEVSPDIVRLMLLLKIQSLSYGHSAIALTTVQRLVDFYNNDILPVIYTQGSLGASGDLAPLAHLALPLIGEGVVLYKGVRTSTKDLYQTLGWEALKLQSKEGLALINGTQFMSSYGVFCLLKAQSLAKWADAIAAISIDGFDCRIDPFDTFSHIIRPHAGQVHTAQNISKWLSGSKLIKREGKQTQDPYSFRCVPQVHGASKDSINYIQSVFETEINSVTDNPNVFPDEDRIISAGNFHGQPLALTLDFLCIALAEFGSISERRTFQLISGQRGLPPFLVKDAGLNSGLMITQYTAASIASENKQLCTPASVDSIVSSNGQEDHVSMGANAATKCLRVVNNLERILAIELLTAAQALDLRKPLASSEAIEALVANYRKVVSFNDADRLLATDIAASVTFLRTEKI